GCTTGAGCTCGGCGGCTCGGACGTCTTCCTCGTGCTCGACTCGGCGAACCTCGACCACGCTGTCGAGCACGCTGTCGGCGGCCGCATGGAGAACACCGGCCAGGCATGCAACGGTTCGAAGCGCATCGTGGTCATGGACAAGTACTTCGACGAGTTCTCGGAGAAGTTCCAGGCCGCTATTGCTGGCCAGTCGTACGGCGACGGCGACTTCGGCCCGATGTCGTCTGACGCCGCGACCAAGACGCTCACCGCGCAGGTTCAGGGCGCGATCGACCAGGGCGCAGACGTTGTCGTGGGCAACAACACCCCCGAGGGTAACGTCTACACCCCGTCGATCATCACGAACATCACCCCGGCGATGGACGTGTACAGCCAGGAGCTCTTCGGCCCCGTCGCGCAGCTGTACAAGGTATCGAGCGACGAAGAGGCGATCCAGCTCGCCAACTCCTCGCCCTACGGCCTCGGCTCCGTCATCATCTGCGACGATCTCGATCGCGCCGAGCAGGTTGGTAACCAGCTCGACGTCGGCATGGTCTTCATCGGCGGCGCCGGCCTCGAGGGCGCTGACGTGCCCTTCGGCGGCGTGAAGAAGTCGGGCTACGGGCGTGAGCTCGGCAAGGTCGGCATGCTCGAGTTCGCGAACAAGAAGCTCTTCCGCTACGCGGGCTAAGCGCTTGCCAAAGCACTGAGGGGGTGCGGATCCGATCGGATCCGCACCCCCTCAGTGCTTTACGGTGGCTCGTGTGCTACCGTTCGAGCAGCCGCAGCTGCAGCATCGCTTCGAACCTGTCGTCGGCGTTCTCGAGATCGATACCGCTGATCTCGACGGCGCGACGCAGCCGGTACCTAAACGTATTCGGGTGCACGAACAGCATGTCCGCAGCCTTCGCGACGTCGCCGAAATGGTCGAACCAGGCCCGCAGGGTGTCGACGAGGTGCCCCTTCTGCTTCGCGTCGTGCTCCATGAGCCTCGACACCGGGCCCGTAAACTCGTCGCCGCGCACCACCATGAGGTCTCGCAGCTCGAGCATGAGCACTGAGGCGTGCACGTCGCTGAGTCTGGCGACGCGAGACCGCGCGAGCCCCTGGCGCTTCCGCGGCCTGGGCTCGGTCTCTGGCTGCTGGGCCACGGCCTGGCCAGCTGCGGGCTCCAGGAGCGCCCTGAGCACGCGCCTCGCCGACGACCGCGACCGCGCAATACCGCCGATGTCCTCGGCCGGCGGCCCGACAGCGATGACGGCAGACATGCGACTGCCGACCCTGTCGAGGAAGTCTTCCATCGTGCGCACCGCGTGGTCGCCGGTCGGGTCGTTCGGCTCAGGCAGGATCCCGTACGCCGTGTCGCCGAGCAGCGCGACCGCGGAGCCCGGGCGCATCGCCGACAGATGCACGGCGAGCGCGTCTGCAAAGCGCTCGCGGTCGGCCATCAGCGCCTGATCGCCGCCCTGCTCCGTGTCGGTGAGCACCGCCGCGACGACGCACACGGGTTGGCCCGAAAGGTTCAGGCGCGCGAGCGCCTCGCTCGCGCCGTGCCCGCCCTCAAGCGCCGTGCTCAAGAGCTCGGCGCGCAGCCGCCGCTGCACGTCTGCGCCCGCGCGCACGCGGAGCAGGTGCAGGGCGACGAGCTTCGCCGCGTCGCGCAGCGTGATCCGGCGCTCCTCGGTCAGCGGCCCGTCCATCGCCGCCCAGATTGAGCCGAGCACCTCGTCGCCCGCGCGCACGCCGATCGCGACGCGCTGCGTCGACATGTCGGCCTCGGCTTCAATGCGCGAGATAACGACGGGATCCTCGCTGCGATAGAGCTCGCGGAACACACCCTGCTGGGTGAGCTGGTGACGGTACCGCTCGGGCACGCGCCGACCGATGATTGTCTCGGCACGCGCCGGATCCGCTTCCTCCTGCCTGCCCGAGAACGCGAGCACGCGCGACGACCTATCCTCAATCGTCACGGGCGCGTCAAGCAGCGACGAGATCGCGTTCGCGACCGCGAAGAGGTCACCCGACGGGATGCCGCCGAGCGAGTCGACGTGAGTGTCCCCCACGTCGTCTTCCGCAAGCAGCGAGCGCAGCAGCGCGGCAAGCTGCGTCCACGTTGCGCCGCGCGCCAGCCCGAGCACGACGATGCCGTGCTCATCGGCCGCGCGCTGCACTTCCTCAGTGATCTCGACCGGCGAACGAACGACAACGGCCGCGGCCGAGTGGCTCGCGAGCCCCTCGAGCACCTCAGCCAGCGCCGCACTGCCATGGACGCCGACGCCGAGCACGACCGCGTGGCGCGGGTAGACCGGCTCATCGACGGGGTCATAGATCACGACACCGCCAACGTCTTGCTGGTCGTCGATGCGGCCGTGGGCGACCTCGAGCAGGGTAAGCCCGAGGTCGTCCAACACCCGGCCGAGGCTGAACCGGGTAAATCGTGGTTCTTGCCGGTCGCTCATGAAGGGAAGCATATCGCTAGCACCCGTCTTCCGGCGTGAGCGGCGCCCGCACGGCTAGACCGCGATCCACTCGACGCTGGTGGTGAACTCCTCGAGCAGCTCGGGGATCGGCGCGACGCCGAGACCGGGGCCAGTCGGCACGGTGAGGTGGCCGTTCTCCATGACCCAGGGCTCGGTGATGTCGGTCTTGTAGAAGCGGTTGCTCGACGACACGTCGCCGGGAAGCGTGAAGCCGGGAAGCGACGCGAGAGCGATGTTCGCCGCGCGGCCGATGCCCGACTCGAGCATGCCGCCGCACCACACCGGAACGCCAGCGGCCACGGCGATGTCGTGGATGCGTCGCGCCTCGAGGTAGCCCCCGACGCGGCCCGGCTTGATGTTGATGATGCTCGTCGCGCCGAGGCGGATCGCCGCCGACGCGGTCTGAGCCGAGGTCACCGACTCGTCGAGGCAGATCGGGGTCTTGAGCATCTTCGCAAGGTCGGCGTGACCGACGATGTCTTCCTCCTCAAGCGGCTGCTCGATGAGCAGCAGGTCGAAGTCGTCGAGCTTCGCGAGGTGCCGGGCGTCGCGCAGGGTGTACGCGGTGTTCGCGTCGACCTGCAGCTGGATCTCGTCGCCGAAGCGCTCGCGCACTGCGCGCACCGCCTCAATGTCCCAGCCCGGCTCGATCTTCAGCTTGATGCGCACGTAGCCCTCGTCGATGTAGCTGCCGACGGCGTCGAGCAGCTCAGGGATCGAGTCCATGATGCCGACCGAAACACCGCAGGGCACGACGTCACGCGCGGAGCCGAGCTCGCGGCCGAACGAGCGGCCCTCTGCGCGCAGCTCGGCGTCGAGCACAGCGGTCTCGAGCGCGGCCTTCGCCATCGGGTGTCCCTTAAACTTGTGCAGCGCTTGGCCGACCCCGTTCGCGTCGGTGACGTTCGCGATGGCCTCGATGAAGTAGCGCTTCATAATGTCGGCAGCGCCGTCAGTGTACTCGGGCGAGTACAGCGGGTCACCGAGGGTGACGCACTCGCCCCAGCCCTCGGCCTCGTCGGTGACGGCCTTGACGAGCAGGATGTCGCGCGCGGTCTGCGTGCTGAACGACGTGCGGAACGGCGATACGAGGGGCAGCCCAACGCGGCGCAGCTCAAAGCCTTCGATCTTCATCAGTCTTGTTCTCCTTCGGTTGATGCGTGTTGCAAGATGTAGCCGGTGCCGCGCTGGAATCCAACGATGCGGGCGCCGCTGTTCAGGTGGGAGGTGAGCTGCTCGCGGATCAGGCCGCGCCACTCCCGGGCGCCGTCGGGATCGCTGACGCGGAGCCCCTCGATGTCGTCAGGGATCGCGACCGCGAACCCCTCGGCCGGGGCGGCAGCCGAGCGGTCACCGCCTGCGAGCCGCGAGACGCTGTCGTCGAGCAGGTGCCAGCGCACGAGCAGTCTGTCACTCAGGTCGCCCGCGTTGATCGTGTCGGCCATGAGCCCGTAAAAATTCTCGAGATACTCGACCGGTACGGCGCCGAGCTTGTTGAAGTTGAAGTTCGCGTTGCGCGAGACGAGCGGATCGTACGTCCACTCAATCGCCTCGATGCCGCGGTCGAGCGCCCAGGCCCGCTGGTGCAGCTTTATGCCGTAGCCGACCGACTTCCCGACCAGCCCTGGCACCACACCCGTGATGTGGCTGTGCAGGGTCGAGCGCTCCGGGCTCGAGTGCAGCCCGAGCGCCGCGCCGACGAGCTCGCCGTCGAGGAATGCGCCCGCAATGTAGTTACCGGTCTTTCCGAGCACCCGCATGATCTCTTTGGGCACGACGGGGTTGTCGGCGGTGCGGCCCCAGATGAGGGCGAGCAGGTCAATCACCTGGGCTTCCTCTTCGCTGCCGCTCATCTCACGAACGGTCACGCCGGTGAGGGCGGCCGCGCGCTCGGCATCGGCGTGCGCCTGCTGCCGCATGTGTGGGGTGATGCGTTCTTCAGCCATCATGCACCGGCTTTCGGGTCGTTGAGGAGGCTCGCGACGAGCTCGGTCAGCAGCAGGGTTCTCGGTTCGATCTCGGCGATGAGCACGTGCTCACTCTCGGCGTGAGCGCCACCGCCAACGGCGCCGAGACCGTCGAGCGTTGGCACGCCGATGCCCGCGGTGAAGTTGCCGTCGCTCGCCCCGCCAACCGCGACGCCCTCGAGCGGGTCGAGCCCGAGGCGCGAGGCGATGGCCTGTGCGCGGTCAAACAGCTCCGCCGCTGAGGCGCTCTCAAACGGGGGTCGGTTCGGCCCACCGATGACCTCGAGCTGCGCGCCCCCCAGCACCGGGCGGAGAGCGAGCATCGCCTCGTGCACCCGATCCTGCTCGGCGAACGTGCGTGCGCGCACGTCGACCTTGAATGAGGCCCGCGCCGGCACCGTGTTGCTCGTCGTGCCCGACGTCGCGACCGTCGGCGTCACGGTCGTGCCGAGTTCTGGGTTCCCGAGGCCCGCGACAGCGATGAGCTGATGCGCGAGCTCGAGCGAGGCGTTCACGCCCTTCTCGGGTTCGAGGCCCGCGTGAGACGCGACACCGTAGACGACGAGCTCGTAGAGCGAGACGCCCTTTCGCTCAATCTTCAGCGCCCCGCCGTCGGCCGACGCCTCAAGCACGAGCGCGGCGTCCGCGCCCCTCGAGGTCTCCTCGATGAGGGCGCGAGAGCTCGGCGACCCGAGCTCCTCGTCGCCCGTGACGAGGATGGTCACGCCATCGCGGTCGTCGAGCGCTGCGACAGCGTGCAGCGCCATGGCGAGGCCGGTCTTCATATCGAAGCAGCCGGGGCCGGTGAGCACGCCCTCGGCGTTCGTGAAGGGCAGCCGTGCGAGGGTGCCGAGCGGCCACACCGTGTCGTGATGCGCGACGAGCAGCACCCGCGTCGTCTCGCCGAAGCTCCACTTCAGGTGGCTCACGCCGTCGATGAGGATCCGCTCGGGTGCGGTGCCGAGCAGCTCACCCCCGAGCTCGGCAACGAGCGCGGCAGACGCGGCGACCGCGTCGTGGTTGTCTGATGGGGACTCGCATTCGACGAGCGTGTGGATCGTCTCGACGATGTCATCGAGGCGCACCGGGTGCGGTGTCATATCGATGGACCTTTCTTCTGTTCCGTGCGGCTCGTGGTCGCCCGGGGCAAGCGTGTGGGGGTGGAGGTTTACCGGAGTTGGCCGCGAAGCCCGCGCCCGGGGTAGGCGTCGACGACGATGTCTTCGTCGCGCACGACGAACTCGCCGGCGACGAGCACGTGCTCGATGCCGATCGAGGGCCGCGTGCTCGCGAGGTAGGTCGCCTGATCGGTGACGCGCTCGGCATCGATCACGACCAGGTCGGCGTCGGCCCCGATGGCGAGGTGGCCCTTCTGCGCGAACGCGGGGGTCGTCGAGTCCATGACGCGCGCGGGCAGGTAGCTGCAGCGCCTGAACGCCTCAAGCCAGCTCCACGCCCGCTGCTCGCGCACCATCATGCGCAGCGACCGCGCGAACGTACCGGAGGTGCGCGGGTGCGTGGTGCCGCCCTCGGGCAGCGGCCACTCGCGCGTATCGACGCTGCCGTCTGGCCAGTTGACCTGCATCGCGTCTGAGGCCACGATGCCGTCGGGGAACGCGAGTGCGCGCTCGAGCAGCGCCCTGTCGGCCGGATCTTCATCGTCGAGGAACTCGACGATGCACGCGGCGCCGGGGTCAATCTTGCGCATGTGGCGCAGGTGGTCTGCGTCGCGGATGCGCTCCCCCGTCGCAACGATCACGATGTTCGCCGGGGTGATCCCCCACACACTGAGGCGCTCGGGGGCGAGGAATGCCGCGCCGATGCCCGTGCTCCCGGCCCCGTATGGGTACGTCTCGACGGTCATCGCGGCCCCGCCAGTCTTCGCCCGCTCGATCACGCCAAGCGTGCGGTCGATGTGCCTGCGCGAGGTACTGTTCACGTGGCAGTGGTGCACCTGGCCGCCGAACTCCATGGCGGCCCGAGCGGCCTCCTCGGTGCCGTCCATGGGCGTCGTCGGGTCGGCCTCGGTGATCTCGCGGACGTGAGTGAACGTCGGCACGCCTACGCGCGCAGCGAGCTCGTTCACGGCGAGGTACTCTGCCGGGTCGGTGCGCGGGGCGTAGCCCTGCAGGATCCCGATCCCGAGCGCCCCGTCCGCGAGCTCACTCTCCAGGCGGCCGAGCCACGCCCGCAGTTGCGCGGGCGTCGAGTCGGCCTGCCACGCCGGGTCGCCGAGGATCGAGAGGCCCTCGGCGAAATCGGCGTTCGCAGAACGGCCGGAAAGCACCTCCGCGCGGGCCATGCCCCAGGAAGCGGAGAACCCGAAGTTGATGGGGCGCCCCTCCCGCATCGCCTTCTCGTAGGCGAGTTCGACGGGCAGCAGCCCCGCCTCAAGTTCGAGCGCCGTTGTCACGCCGTCGCGGGCTTGGAGCCGCTGACCCGCGATCGAGTTCACGTGGCTGTGCAGGTCGACGAAGCCGGGGCCGACGATCTTGCCTGCCACGTCGAGCTCATCGGCGCCCTCGACCTGAAGTTCGAGGCCGATTGCGGCGATCTTGCCGTTCTCGATGAGCACGTCGGCGACGCGGTCGGTTCCGGTTCCCGGATCGACCACGCGCCCGCCGCGCAACAGCACGCGGTTCATCAGGCCGCCACTTCGACGGCGTCGCGCTTGCGGAGGCAGCGAATGTCAGCGTACAGGCACGGCTGGCCATCAACGGTCGTGAACGTGAGTTGCGACCAGGTGGAGAGCGCGTCGGGGCGCGAGACGAACCGGTTCGGCTTCGCGGTCGGCAGGACATCGAAGACCGTTGAGGTGACCGAGCTCGGGTCGAGTCCCTGCGTGAGCTTCGCCTTCACCTGGCCCTCTTCAGTCTTGTATACCTCGACCGAGGTGATGAAGTCGCCGTAGGTGCCAAGCCATTCGTCCTTGACGACAGCCTCAGTCGCGGGCCCCGAGGGGCCTGTGCCTGCGCCCGTCGTCACCCCGACAAACTCGCGCGCGAAGGCGTCGACAATGTCGGCGCCTGCTCGGTTCGCGATGCCGCCGTTGCAGAACACGACGATGACAACGCCGTCGTCTGGGAGCACCTGAAACCAGGCCTTGTTGCCGACCGTCGTGCCGCCGTGCCAGAAGAGCCGGTGGCCCTCCCACTCATCAAGGATCCAGCCGAGGCCCCACTGGGGCGACAGCGCGTCGGCGTCGCCCAGGTCTGCCTGGACCTGCGCCATGAGTTCAACCGACTCCGGGCTCAGCACGTTCGTGCCGGCCACCCCGAGACCGCCGCGCAAGAACGAGCGGCCGAAATCGAGCAGGTCGTCGACGCTGCTGTTGATGATGCCGGCGGGGCCAACGGAGCGCGGGAGGGCGGTCGTCGGTGCGGGGACCCAATCATTCGCGCCAGTGTCGCGGGTGTGACCGTGCTGGTATCGGTGGCTCATGATCTGCTCGGGCAGCGTCAAGAACTGGTGGAGGTCGAGGCGCTGGCTGATGCGCGCCTGCACCGACGCGTCCCAGGTGCGGCCATCGATGAGCTCGATGATGCGGCCGAGCACGACCCAGCCCGAATTGCAGTACGACCAGCCGTTCCCGGGGGTGAAGAGCGGCTCGGCGTCCTTCAGCAGGGCAACGTACTTCTCGATGCAGTCATCGCCGCGGCCGGTGTCGGTGAAGACGTCGCCGTTGATGCCAGACGTGTGCGAGAGCAGGTGGCGGATAGTGATCTTCGTGCCGTCGTCCTGCGTCGAGAGCGGGGTGTCCGGGAGCAGCTCTGAGACGAGCGTCTCAAGCTCGAGCTTGCCTTCCTCGCGCAGCTGCATGATCATCGTCGCGGTGATGATCTTCGTGACGGAGCCGATCTGGCAGAGCGTATCGCGGGTCGTCTCGACGCCGGTGCGGTTGTTCGCCAGGCCGGTACTCGCGACGAAGCGCTGCTCGACCCCGGTCTCACCGTCGATGCGCAGCACGCCCGCGACGATGCCGGGAACGTGGTGCCTCCTCGCGGTCTCACCGAGAAACTGCTCCCAACGCGCGGTGTCGAAAGCAAGTGGGCTCAGAGTGTTCGTCATCATTGACTCCTAGTTCTGGTGTGGTGTGCAGTTCTGTTCTGTGCTGGTGCTACTTGACGAGGATCATCGCGGTGTAGAACTCGTCGATGCCCGACGCCTCAACACCCTGCGAGAAGCTCTTGCCCGAGGTCATCGCAAACGGAACGTAGTCGGCCGACTGGTACATCTCGGCCTCCGCGGTTTCCCAGGCGGCGCAGGCCTCCGCGCCGGTGTGCTGGTTCGCCTCGGCGACGAGCTCATCGAACTTCGGGTTGTTGAGCGCAGCGAAGTTGTTGCCCTTCGGCGGGGTCTCACCCGTGAAATACACCATCAGAGCGCTCGGCACGGGGAAGTTTGCGGAGAGCATGATGGTGTCGATCACCGAGGCCGCGCCGGGCTTGCTGATCTCTTCGATGAACGCGCCGTAATCAGCGCCGTGGTGGTTCACGCCGACACCGATCGCGCCCCACTGGTCGGCCATCATCTCGGCGGTCGCCGCGGTCTCAGCGCCCTTCGACTGCCACGCGAACTCGAGCACGAGCGGCTGCCCATCCTTCGTGCGCTTGCCGTCGGCGCCCTTCTTCCAGCCGGCTTTGTCGAGCATCTTTTCGGCTGCGGCGACGTCTGTTTTCGGAAGGTTCGGGCCCGCCGCGTCGTACTGGCAGACCTGCGGGTTCGCGACGGCGAGGCGCTGGGCGCGCTCGCCCTTGCCAGCGGAGCTCACCTGCATGAGCTCGTCGAGGTTCAGCGCCTTCGTCAGCGCGATGCGCACGTCGCGGTCGGCGGTGGGCTTGCCCTCGGCCTGGCTGTAGAGGATGCCGCCGCTCAGCAGCTTGCCGGTCGCGTAGACGTCAACCTGGCCCTCGAGGCGGTCAGCGTCGGGGCCCGAGACGGTCGCGAGGTTCAGTTCCTTCGACAGGAGCAGGTTGGCGCGGGTGCTCTCGTTCTCAACGATGCTGATGACCACGGTCTTCGGCACACCGGGCGTCGCGCCAGTCGGTGCCCCCTTGGGGCCCCACGTGTAGTCGTCGCGGCGCTCGAGCGTGTAGTGGTCGCCCGTGACGGCGTCGGTCATCTTGTAGAGGCCGGTGCCGTTCGTGGACGTCGCGATGGTCTTCGGGTCGTCGAGCGCGGCCTGGCAGTAGATCGGCATCGTGCCGATCGCAGTGATGCGGAAGGGGTCGGGCTCGGTCGTCGTGATCGTGACGCTCTTGTCGTCGTTCTCGATCTTTGCGTCAGAGGGCACAACCAGGTTGATTGCGGTCGAGTTGTTCGCCGGGTCGGCGATCCACCGGAAGTTGTTCGCGATCGTCTCGGCGGTGAGCTTCGTGCCGTCCGAGCACACAGCGTCGTCGCGGACCTCGAAGTGCAGCGACGTCGGCGTCTCTTCCCACTCCGTCGCGAGCCAGCCCTGGGCGGTGCCCTCGGTGTCGAAGTACACGAGCGACTCGTAGGCCCACGGGGTGACCGAGCCGAGCACCGCGCTCGGGTTGAGCGAGGTGAAGAGCATGCCCGGGTCACGGGTGAGCCCGAAGTTCAGCGTGCCGTCGATGACGGGTTCGCCGCCGCCCGCGCTGCCAGTGCCGGTGCCAGCGCCGCCGCCGGTGCAGCCGGAGAGCGCGAGCGCCCCAACGGCCGCGAGGCCAAGCATCTTGTACGCCTTCATAGTGTGTTCCTTCGTGTTGAGGCTCAGGATTCCATCATCTCGGGAGTGCGCACCCGAGCACTTCGGTGTGGGTTACAAATTTGCACACCCAAGCTGTTCCCCTGAACAGTTCGTGTGGTGTGACCCGCGATTCGGGCCTGGGCGGGCATGCGCGCCCGGAGAGGTGTAGCAATGGGGCGCCACCGGACTCCGCCCGGCGACGCCCCATCGCTCGCTCAGTTACTTGACGAGAATCGTGCTCGGCGCGAACTTCTCGATGCCGTACTCGCTAATGCCCTGCGCGAAGGTGGGGTGCGACATCATCGCGAACGGCACATAGTCGGCCGACGCGTACATTTCGCCCTCGGCTGCTTCCCAGGCCTTGCACCCCTCGGCGCCGGTGCTGTTGTTCGCCTTCTTCACGAGCTCATCGAACTTCGGGTTCTTGAGCGCGGCGAAGTTGTTGCCCTTCGGCGGGGTCT
This portion of the Leucobacter komagatae genome encodes:
- a CDS encoding ABC transporter substrate-binding protein — protein: MKAYKMLGLAAVGALALSGCTGGGAGTGTGSAGGGEPVIDGTLNFGLTRDPGMLFTSLNPSAVLGSVTPWAYESLVYFDTEGTAQGWLATEWEETPTSLHFEVRDDAVCSDGTKLTAETIANNFRWIADPANNSTAINLVVPSDAKIENDDKSVTITTTEPDPFRITAIGTMPIYCQAALDDPKTIATSTNGTGLYKMTDAVTGDHYTLERRDDYTWGPKGAPTGATPGVPKTVVISIVENESTRANLLLSKELNLATVSGPDADRLEGQVDVYATGKLLSGGILYSQAEGKPTADRDVRIALTKALNLDELMQVSSAGKGERAQRLAVANPQVCQYDAAGPNLPKTDVAAAEKMLDKAGWKKGADGKRTKDGQPLVLEFAWQSKGAETAATAEMMADQWGAIGVGVNHHGADYGAFIEEISKPGAASVIDTIMLSANFPVPSALMVYFTGETPPKGNNFAALNNPKFDELVAEANQHTGAEACAAWETAEAEMYQSADYVPFAMTSGKSFSQGVEASGIDEFYTAMILVK
- a CDS encoding amidohydrolase family protein; this translates as MNRVLLRGGRVVDPGTGTDRVADVLIENGKIAAIGLELQVEGADELDVAGKIVGPGFVDLHSHVNSIAGQRLQARDGVTTALELEAGLLPVELAYEKAMREGRPINFGFSASWGMARAEVLSGRSANADFAEGLSILGDPAWQADSTPAQLRAWLGRLESELADGALGIGILQGYAPRTDPAEYLAVNELAARVGVPTFTHVREITEADPTTPMDGTEEAARAAMEFGGQVHHCHVNSTSRRHIDRTLGVIERAKTGGAAMTVETYPYGAGSTGIGAAFLAPERLSVWGITPANIVIVATGERIRDADHLRHMRKIDPGAACIVEFLDDEDPADRALLERALAFPDGIVASDAMQVNWPDGSVDTREWPLPEGGTTHPRTSGTFARSLRMMVREQRAWSWLEAFRRCSYLPARVMDSTTPAFAQKGHLAIGADADLVVIDAERVTDQATYLASTRPSIGIEHVLVAGEFVVRDEDIVVDAYPGRGLRGQLR
- a CDS encoding serine hydrolase domain-containing protein codes for the protein MTNTLSPLAFDTARWEQFLGETARRHHVPGIVAGVLRIDGETGVEQRFVASTGLANNRTGVETTRDTLCQIGSVTKIITATMIMQLREEGKLELETLVSELLPDTPLSTQDDGTKITIRHLLSHTSGINGDVFTDTGRGDDCIEKYVALLKDAEPLFTPGNGWSYCNSGWVVLGRIIELIDGRTWDASVQARISQRLDLHQFLTLPEQIMSHRYQHGHTRDTGANDWVPAPTTALPRSVGPAGIINSSVDDLLDFGRSFLRGGLGVAGTNVLSPESVELMAQVQADLGDADALSPQWGLGWILDEWEGHRLFWHGGTTVGNKAWFQVLPDDGVVIVVFCNGGIANRAGADIVDAFAREFVGVTTGAGTGPSGPATEAVVKDEWLGTYGDFITSVEVYKTEEGQVKAKLTQGLDPSSVTSTVFDVLPTAKPNRFVSRPDALSTWSQLTFTTVDGQPCLYADIRCLRKRDAVEVAA
- the menC gene encoding o-succinylbenzoate synthase, giving the protein MKIEGFELRRVGLPLVSPFRTSFSTQTARDILLVKAVTDEAEGWGECVTLGDPLYSPEYTDGAADIMKRYFIEAIANVTDANGVGQALHKFKGHPMAKAALETAVLDAELRAEGRSFGRELGSARDVVPCGVSVGIMDSIPELLDAVGSYIDEGYVRIKLKIEPGWDIEAVRAVRERFGDEIQLQVDANTAYTLRDARHLAKLDDFDLLLIEQPLEEEDIVGHADLAKMLKTPICLDESVTSAQTASAAIRLGATSIINIKPGRVGGYLEARRIHDIAVAAGVPVWCGGMLESGIGRAANIALASLPGFTLPGDVSSSNRFYKTDITEPWVMENGHLTVPTGPGLGVAPIPELLEEFTTSVEWIAV
- a CDS encoding PucR family transcriptional regulator, translating into MSDRQEPRFTRFSLGRVLDDLGLTLLEVAHGRIDDQQDVGGVVIYDPVDEPVYPRHAVVLGVGVHGSAALAEVLEGLASHSAAAVVVRSPVEITEEVQRAADEHGIVVLGLARGATWTQLAALLRSLLAEDDVGDTHVDSLGGIPSGDLFAVANAISSLLDAPVTIEDRSSRVLAFSGRQEEADPARAETIIGRRVPERYRHQLTQQGVFRELYRSEDPVVISRIEAEADMSTQRVAIGVRAGDEVLGSIWAAMDGPLTEERRITLRDAAKLVALHLLRVRAGADVQRRLRAELLSTALEGGHGASEALARLNLSGQPVCVVAAVLTDTEQGGDQALMADRERFADALAVHLSAMRPGSAVALLGDTAYGILPEPNDPTGDHAVRTMEDFLDRVGSRMSAVIAVGPPAEDIGGIARSRSSARRVLRALLEPAAGQAVAQQPETEPRPRKRQGLARSRVARLSDVHASVLMLELRDLMVVRGDEFTGPVSRLMEHDAKQKGHLVDTLRAWFDHFGDVAKAADMLFVHPNTFRYRLRRAVEISGIDLENADDRFEAMLQLRLLER
- a CDS encoding GNAT family N-acetyltransferase; protein product: MAEERITPHMRQQAHADAERAAALTGVTVREMSGSEEEAQVIDLLALIWGRTADNPVVPKEIMRVLGKTGNYIAGAFLDGELVGAALGLHSSPERSTLHSHITGVVPGLVGKSVGYGIKLHQRAWALDRGIEAIEWTYDPLVSRNANFNFNKLGAVPVEYLENFYGLMADTINAGDLSDRLLVRWHLLDDSVSRLAGGDRSAAAPAEGFAVAIPDDIEGLRVSDPDGAREWRGLIREQLTSHLNSGARIVGFQRGTGYILQHASTEGEQD
- a CDS encoding M20 family metallopeptidase, whose protein sequence is MTPHPVRLDDIVETIHTLVECESPSDNHDAVAASAALVAELGGELLGTAPERILIDGVSHLKWSFGETTRVLLVAHHDTVWPLGTLARLPFTNAEGVLTGPGCFDMKTGLAMALHAVAALDDRDGVTILVTGDEELGSPSSRALIEETSRGADAALVLEASADGGALKIERKGVSLYELVVYGVASHAGLEPEKGVNASLELAHQLIAVAGLGNPELGTTVTPTVATSGTTSNTVPARASFKVDVRARTFAEQDRVHEAMLALRPVLGGAQLEVIGGPNRPPFESASAAELFDRAQAIASRLGLDPLEGVAVGGASDGNFTAGIGVPTLDGLGAVGGGAHAESEHVLIAEIEPRTLLLTELVASLLNDPKAGA